GAGATCCTGGCGGGGCAGCTACAGGCCCAGGTAAAGGACAACGAAGGTCTGAGTCGCCTGAACCAGGAGCAGGAGCAGCGGCTGCTGGAGCTGGAGCGCGCCGCCGAGTGCTGGGGGGACCAGGCTGAGGAGCGCAAGAAGATCCTGGAGACCATGCAGAGCGACCGCACCACCATCAGCCGCGCGCTGTCCCAGAACCGCGAGCTCAAGGAGCAGCTGGCTGAGCTGCAGGACGGCTTCGTCAAGCTGGTGTGCAGTAGCCCCTCCCTGGCCAAGCCCTTTGGTGCAGGGCGGGACACCGAACCCCTTTGGGCCTCTGTTTCCCAGCCATAaaatggggttgggggggtaaGGACCCCATGTGACACAGTCCCCGTGAAGGCACACTGTGAGCCAGAGAGCCCTGCTCAGATGAGCCACGGGAGGCAGATGTCATGTTCTGGGGGCCCCCGGCTGCCCTGGGTGGCCGCTGACTCTTCCCCTCTGTCCAGTCCAACGAGAACATGGAGGTTACGACTGCAATGCAGACAGAACAACATATCAAGAATGAGCTGGCCAAGAGGCTGGGCCAGCTGCAGGAGAAGCTGGGGGAGCTGAAGGAGACAGTAAGCCCTGTGCCCTGGTGGACAGACACCAACCTGGAGGGCGGTGGGAGGCTTGGCCAGGACGAGGCAGCTCCAGcctggtgggggaggtgggggcacaGAACTCCAGGGTCCTTCCCAGCCTGCCTGTGGCAAGGGCTCCTTGTTGCTCCCCGTTCTCTGACTTTACGAAGTGGGTAGCCCTGAGTCCGAAGGTCGTCGCCCTGGCTAGAGCCCCCAGTCCCTTTAACCAGAGAGCAAGAGACTGTGTGTCGAGGGCAGCTTCTCGGATTCGGCCCTGGGTGCCGCCCCTAGTTCCACTGGTCACTATTCTGCTTCTCACCTCGGGGCCTCGGTGTCCTCAGTCTAAAAGGGAGATTAGCAAGCCCTCTCCTACCCCCCACACCTGACTTCCCCAGCCTGGGCTCGGAAGTCTCTCAGTTCCGGGGTCTTCCTGCAGGTGGAGCTGAAGAGCCGGGAGGCCGAGAGCCTGCAGCGGCAGCGGGACCATTACGCGAGCCACCTGCGGCAGTATGCGGCGGCCTACCAGCAGCACGCGGCTGCCTACCAGCAACTGGCTTCGGACAAGGAGCTGCTGCAGAGGCAGGTCCTGGTGCAGACCCAGCTCATGGACCGGCTGCAGAACGAGGATATTGAGGTCAAGGTGGCGGCCGAGAAGGCCCGCCAAGAGTTAGAGGAGACCCAGGTGAAGGGCGTTCGAGGGCTTGAGGGCTGGGTCCCCAAGGGGAGGGCCTGCCACCTCTGTGTCCCTCCTCACTCTTTTCTGGCCCCTCAGGGACGCCTGGAAGCTGCCACCCAGCAGAACCAGCAGCTCCAGGCCCAGCTGAGCCTCATGGCTATGCCTGAGGAAGGTAGGTGGGAGTGCCcaggggaggaggacagagcccagggaggagggCAACTTTAGTGTATGAAGGGACCTTTAGGACAGCAATTCCATCTCCTTCGGGGAGACGggctggcccaaggtcacacagggagGCGGGCCAGAGCCCACCCCAAGCTTTCCTGCCCGGCCCACTCCACCTCCCCTGCTGGGTTGTCTGAGGACCACCTCCCACTGGCTGCCCCGACAGGAGACGGACTGGATGGTGAGGAGAAGGACGAGGCGGCTGCCTGTCCAAAGCTGAGCATGCCGGAGGGCCTGGATAGCCAAGAAGCCATGGTGAGCGGGCCCCCATTgttgctccttccttccctgacCCGCTTCGTGCTTCCCTTTGTGGTCCCCCCACACACGGGGGCACCCTCCTTACCTCCTGCTCCGCCTCCCTCCCTCGACTTCTCTTGACCCCCGACACCCCTGGGAGCCAGCTGTCAGCTGTCGCTCCATCCTTGAAGCCCGAGCTTGTGCCTGCTGGGAGAGGCCGGCAGAGGAGGAGCTCCcgccacccacctgccctctctGCTCATCCTGAGCAGCAGGCCCCCCCCCACGAAAGCACACCTGCACGTCTTGCCCGCAGGTGGCATTTTTTAACTCGGCCTTAGCCGGCGCCGAGGAAGAGCAGGCCCGGCTGCGCAGGCAGCTGAAGCAGCAGAGGCTGCGTTGCCAGCACCTGGCTCACCTGGTGGCCCCCGGCCAAGAGCAGGAGGCAGGTGACAAGGCCCCCGGGAGCAGGGGCGACAGTGTGCCTGTGGAGACCCACCAGGCCCTCCAGGAGGCAATGGACAAGTTGCAGGTGAGCGCCTCTCCTCGGGCTCCAGCTCAgcctggcagggtggggggctccCCCCAGGCCGCTGCCAGACCCTGACCCCTGACTCCTCTGCCTGCAGGGCCGCTTCACGGCCCTCATCCAGGAGAAGGCGGATCTGAAGGAGCGGGTCGATGAGCTGGAACATCGCTGCATCCAGCTTTCTGGAGAGACCGACACTATTGGTGAGCGGCAGGGCCGGTGCCAGGGTCGTGTCAGGGAGGAGTCAGGGTCGTGTCCGGCACGGAGGagctctgcctccccccccccccgccccccgccccagcctgaGCATGCGCCCCTCTGCCCGCAGGAGAGTACATTGCCCTCTACCAGAGTCAGAGGGCCGTGCTCAAGGAGCGGCACCGGGAGAAGGAGGAGTACATTAGCCGGCTGGCTCAGGACAAGGAGGAAATGAAGGTGGGGGACCCTGAGCAGCCCCAGGAGTAGGGCGGGGCGGAGGTGGGGCTCGCGAGGGtgctcagcccctctccctccagGTGAAGCTGCTGGAGCTGCAGGACCTGGTGCTTCGCCTCGTTGGCGAGCGCAACAAATGGCAGGGCAAGTACCTGGCCGCTGCCCAGAACCctgctggggagcctgctgcggCACCCCCATCCCGAGAGCTTGGCGATGCCGATGGCCAGGCCGGTGAGTAGAACCCTCAGGGGCGGGtggtttggggggcgggggtggggagagctggcACGGCACTCAgagccctgcctctctcccccctccccaccccgccccgaaAGATATTCAAGAGGTGAACCTGGCCAACAAGGAGAGCGCGGCACCTCCCCAGGGGGAGGCCCTGCCGGGCCGCAGTGCCTCCGAGAACCCCACTGCACAGCAGATCATACAGCTGCTGCGGGAGATGCAGAACACCCAGGAACGCCCAGGCTTGGGCGACAACCCCTGCATCCCTTTCTTCTACCGGGCTGATGACAACGACGAGGTGAAGATCATGGTGATCTAAGCCCGTCACCAACAAGCAACATTTGAAGCAATGGGGCTGGGGGCTCTGCCCTCACCCTGTCCCCGCcaccctgtccttccttcccatgTCCCCGCCACCCTATCCTTCCTTCCCAGGTACCTTTTTTTCCCTACACTAGCAAGATAGAACCCCTAGAAAAAGGGGTATGATTAGCCCCCTAATGGGGAGAAACAAATAGGTGCAGACCCCCTTGTCACCTAGGCCAGAGCTGTATCTCTATATCTGGACGCTTCGTGGTTCCAGAAAAACACAGAGCCAGAGGCTCAATAAGCTAAAGAGTTTATTTAGGAGTATGAAAAgcccccttaaaaaaaattaaataaaaaagaaaaaaaattaaaaaaaagaaaaaaagaattaaaaaaaattaaaaaaaaattaaaaaaagaaaaaaagaatttaaaaaaaataaaaaaagaaaaaaaagaaaaaaaagaaaaaaagaattaaaaaaaaaaacaaccgtAATGGAGAGAAACAAATAGGTGCAGACCCCCTTGCCACCTAGGCCAGAGCTGTGTCTCTATATCTGGACGCTTCGTGGttccagaaaaacaaagagcCAGAGGCTCAGTAAGTTAGTTTATTTAGGAGTATGAAAagccccctttaaaaaaaaaaaaataataaaaaaaaaaaagaaaagaataaaaaaaaagaaagcccccTAATGGGGAGAAACAAATAGGTGCAGACTCCCTTGCCAGAGCTGTATTTTTATATCTGGACGCTTCGTGGTTCCAGAAAAACAGAGCCAGAGGCTCAATAAGTTAAATAGTTTATTTAGGAGTATGAAAAgcccccttaaaaaaaattaaataaaaaagaaaaaaaattaaaaaaaagaaaaaaagaattaaaaaaaaagaaaaaaaatttaaaaaaaggaaaaaagaattaaaaaaaaaaaaaccctaatggaGAGAAACAAATAGGTGCAGACCCCCTTGCCACCTAGGCCAGAGCTGTGTCTCTATATCTGGACGCTTCGTGgttccagaaaaacaaagaaccagAGGCTCAATAAGTTAAATAGTTTATTTAGGAGTATGAAAAgcccccttaaaaaaaattaaataaaaaagaaaaaaaattaaaaaaagaaaaaaaattaaaaaaaagaaaaaaagaaaaataaatgaaaaaaagaattaaaaaaaaaaaaaaaccctaatggaGAGAAACAAATAGGTGCAGACCCCCTTGCCACCTAGGCCAGAGCTGTATCTCTATATCTGGACGCTTCGTGGTTCCAGAAAAACACAGAGCCAGAGGCTCAATAAGCTAAAGAGTTTATTTAGGAGTATGAAAagcccccttaaaaaaaaaaaaaaaaaattgaaaaaaaaaaaagaaaagaataaaaaaaaaagccccctaATGGGGAGAAACAAATAGGTGCAGACCCCCTTGTCACCTAGGCCAGAGCTGTGTCTCTATATCTGGACGCTTCGTGGTTCCAGAAAAACACAGAGCCAGAGGCTCCATCTCTTGGGGAGCAGGGGTTCCCTGGTGacctcctcacccccaccaaGCAGTCCGTCATTCAGAGGGGCTCATGCATCCTCTATTCAGAGGCACTTTGGGGCACAAGTGCCCCCCTGTCCAGCTTGACGACCGGGCAGTACTCTCCCGGGCCTCTCTGAGGCCAGGCAAAGCCCTAAGCTGGTGGCGGggtgggctccctcctcagtgtaTTATACTGTACTTGtgtaatattttgtatattctgGGGACGCAGCACCCCCTGTATCATAGAGGTTGGAGCTGACGAACGGGGCAGAGGTTAACAGTATCCGGGAAATGGGGAAACTTATTTATTA
Above is a window of Meles meles chromosome 11, mMelMel3.1 paternal haplotype, whole genome shotgun sequence DNA encoding:
- the GOLGA2 gene encoding golgin subfamily A member 2 isoform X3; the encoded protein is MWPPLPSPRTGMSEETRQSKLAAAKKKLREYQQRNSPGTPAGVKKKRKIKNGSCSETTASDSCHSPEIQDILKVLVSDLNRSNGVALPPLDKWQVSKDHTTPATPTVDDIVAPNGVPSPCASSPCVTGMASVQSHDAENGPLLMDENECLSSTESLRQLSQQLNGLVSESSSYINGEGLSSANMKDLEKQQNQESLDQLEKEKKEFEQKLAKEQGSLREQLQVHIQTIGILVSEKTELQTALAHTQQAARQKAGESEDLASRLQSSRQRIGELERTLSAVSTQQKQVERHNKDLTKERDALKLELYKNNKNTEDLKEQNSELEEKLRVLVNEKAGMQLKMEELQKKLEMSELLLQQFSSESKPHDSSQELQQALEERARLEARVEQLSDLLKQLQFERDRYAENLKEDSAFWQDKMRQMSEQVHKLREEKEHSASQVQELEASVAELKNQLVVPPAPEPPAGPSEEEQRLQMEAEQLQKELEILAGQLQAQVKDNEGLSRLNQEQEQRLLELERAAECWGDQAEERKKILETMQSDRTTISRALSQNRELKEQLAELQDGFVKLSNENMEVTTAMQTEQHIKNELAKRLGQLQEKLGELKETVELKSREAESLQRQRDHYASHLRQYAAAYQQHAAAYQQLASDKELLQRQVLVQTQLMDRLQNEDIEVKVAAEKARQELEETQGRLEAATQQNQQLQAQLSLMAMPEEGDGLDGEEKDEAAACPKLSMPEGLDSQEAMVAFFNSALAGAEEEQARLRRQLKQQRLRCQHLAHLVAPGQEQEAGDKAPGSRGDSVPVETHQALQEAMDKLQGRFTALIQEKADLKERVDELEHRCIQLSGETDTIGEYIALYQSQRAVLKERHREKEEYISRLAQDKEEMKVKLLELQDLVLRLVGERNKWQGKYLAAAQNPAGEPAAAPPSRELGDADGQADIQEVNLANKESAAPPQGEALPGRSASENPTAQQIIQLLREMQNTQERPGLGDNPCIPFFYRADDNDEVKIMVI
- the GOLGA2 gene encoding golgin subfamily A member 2 isoform X1; this encodes MWPPLPSPRTGMSEETRQSKLAAAKKKLREYQQRNSPGTPAGVKKKRKIKNGSCSETTASDSCHSPEIQDILKVLVSDLNRSNGVALPPLDKWQVSKDHTTPATPTVDDIVAPNGVPSPCASSPCVTGMASVQSHDAENGPLLMDENECLSSTESLRQLSQQLNGLVSESSSYINGEGLSSANMKDLESRYQELSLALDSSNLTNKQLSNKIEELKQQNQESLDQLEKEKKEFEQKLAKEQGSLREQLQVHIQTIGILVSEKTELQTALAHTQQAARQKAGESEDLASRLQSSRQRIGELERTLSAVSTQQKQVERHNKDLTKERDALKLELYKNNKNTEDLKEQNSELEEKLRVLVNEKAGMQLKMEELQKKLEMSELLLQQFSSESKPHDSSQELQQALEERARLEARVEQLSDLLKQLQFERDRYAENLKEDSAFWQDKMRQMSEQVHKLREEKEHSASQVQELEASVAELKNQLVVPPAPEPPAGPSEEEQRLQMEAEQLQKELEILAGQLQAQVKDNEGLSRLNQEQEQRLLELERAAECWGDQAEERKKILETMQSDRTTISRALSQNRELKEQLAELQDGFVKLSNENMEVTTAMQTEQHIKNELAKRLGQLQEKLGELKETVELKSREAESLQRQRDHYASHLRQYAAAYQQHAAAYQQLASDKELLQRQVLVQTQLMDRLQNEDIEVKVAAEKARQELEETQGRLEAATQQNQQLQAQLSLMAMPEEGDGLDGEEKDEAAACPKLSMPEGLDSQEAMVAFFNSALAGAEEEQARLRRQLKQQRLRCQHLAHLVAPGQEQEAGDKAPGSRGDSVPVETHQALQEAMDKLQGRFTALIQEKADLKERVDELEHRCIQLSGETDTIGEYIALYQSQRAVLKERHREKEEYISRLAQDKEEMKVKLLELQDLVLRLVGERNKWQGKYLAAAQNPAGEPAAAPPSRELGDADGQADIQEVNLANKESAAPPQGEALPGRSASENPTAQQIIQLLREMQNTQERPGLGDNPCIPFFYRADDNDEVKIMVI
- the GOLGA2 gene encoding golgin subfamily A member 2 isoform X2, which produces MWPPLPSPRTGMSEETRQSKLAAAKKKLREYQQRNSPGTPAGVKKKRKIKNGSCSETTASDSCHSPEVSKDHTTPATPTVDDIVAPNGVPSPCASSPCVTGMASVQSHDAENGPLLMDENECLSSTESLRQLSQQLNGLVSESSSYINGEGLSSANMKDLESRYQELSLALDSSNLTNKQLSNKIEELKQQNQESLDQLEKEKKEFEQKLAKEQGSLREQLQVHIQTIGILVSEKTELQTALAHTQQAARQKAGESEDLASRLQSSRQRIGELERTLSAVSTQQKQVERHNKDLTKERDALKLELYKNNKNTEDLKEQNSELEEKLRVLVNEKAGMQLKMEELQKKLEMSELLLQQFSSESKPHDSSQELQQALEERARLEARVEQLSDLLKQLQFERDRYAENLKEDSAFWQDKMRQMSEQVHKLREEKEHSASQVQELEASVAELKNQLVVPPAPEPPAGPSEEEQRLQMEAEQLQKELEILAGQLQAQVKDNEGLSRLNQEQEQRLLELERAAECWGDQAEERKKILETMQSDRTTISRALSQNRELKEQLAELQDGFVKLSNENMEVTTAMQTEQHIKNELAKRLGQLQEKLGELKETVELKSREAESLQRQRDHYASHLRQYAAAYQQHAAAYQQLASDKELLQRQVLVQTQLMDRLQNEDIEVKVAAEKARQELEETQGRLEAATQQNQQLQAQLSLMAMPEEGDGLDGEEKDEAAACPKLSMPEGLDSQEAMVAFFNSALAGAEEEQARLRRQLKQQRLRCQHLAHLVAPGQEQEAGDKAPGSRGDSVPVETHQALQEAMDKLQGRFTALIQEKADLKERVDELEHRCIQLSGETDTIGEYIALYQSQRAVLKERHREKEEYISRLAQDKEEMKVKLLELQDLVLRLVGERNKWQGKYLAAAQNPAGEPAAAPPSRELGDADGQADIQEVNLANKESAAPPQGEALPGRSASENPTAQQIIQLLREMQNTQERPGLGDNPCIPFFYRADDNDEVKIMVI
- the GOLGA2 gene encoding golgin subfamily A member 2 isoform X4 — encoded protein: MWPPLPSPRTGMSEETRQSKLAAAKKKLREYQQRNSPGTPAGVKKKRKIKNGSCSETTASDSCHSPEVSKDHTTPATPTVDDIVAPNGVPSPCASSPCVTGMASVQSHDAENGPLLMDENECLSSTESLRQLSQQLNGLVSESSSYINGEGLSSANMKDLEKQQNQESLDQLEKEKKEFEQKLAKEQGSLREQLQVHIQTIGILVSEKTELQTALAHTQQAARQKAGESEDLASRLQSSRQRIGELERTLSAVSTQQKQVERHNKDLTKERDALKLELYKNNKNTEDLKEQNSELEEKLRVLVNEKAGMQLKMEELQKKLEMSELLLQQFSSESKPHDSSQELQQALEERARLEARVEQLSDLLKQLQFERDRYAENLKEDSAFWQDKMRQMSEQVHKLREEKEHSASQVQELEASVAELKNQLVVPPAPEPPAGPSEEEQRLQMEAEQLQKELEILAGQLQAQVKDNEGLSRLNQEQEQRLLELERAAECWGDQAEERKKILETMQSDRTTISRALSQNRELKEQLAELQDGFVKLSNENMEVTTAMQTEQHIKNELAKRLGQLQEKLGELKETVELKSREAESLQRQRDHYASHLRQYAAAYQQHAAAYQQLASDKELLQRQVLVQTQLMDRLQNEDIEVKVAAEKARQELEETQGRLEAATQQNQQLQAQLSLMAMPEEGDGLDGEEKDEAAACPKLSMPEGLDSQEAMVAFFNSALAGAEEEQARLRRQLKQQRLRCQHLAHLVAPGQEQEAGDKAPGSRGDSVPVETHQALQEAMDKLQGRFTALIQEKADLKERVDELEHRCIQLSGETDTIGEYIALYQSQRAVLKERHREKEEYISRLAQDKEEMKVKLLELQDLVLRLVGERNKWQGKYLAAAQNPAGEPAAAPPSRELGDADGQADIQEVNLANKESAAPPQGEALPGRSASENPTAQQIIQLLREMQNTQERPGLGDNPCIPFFYRADDNDEVKIMVI